One Ricinus communis isolate WT05 ecotype wild-type chromosome 7, ASM1957865v1, whole genome shotgun sequence genomic region harbors:
- the LOC8283447 gene encoding RING-H2 finger protein ATL47, protein MELNSPQILPFSPPPPPPYSADNNVTNISPWVPTGILFLLVLFLMFISYLSPRYRVRGPNPDIETGLSGFRGRDHHQVAATQERLPKAAIRHAFQTFVHGKIQDEKDIDDCVICLGQFNEGDKCTTLLPFCKHTFHEPCIDQWILRSNNSCPLCRVALH, encoded by the coding sequence ATGGAGCTAAACAGCCCTCAAATCCTCCCCTTTTCACCGCCGCCACCACCACCTTACTCGGCGGACAACAATGTGACCAACATATCACCTTGGGTCCCAACAgggattttatttttgctggTTCTGTTCCTCATGTTTATAAGCTATCTAAGTCCTAGGTACCGCGTTCGGGGTCCAAATCCTGACATTGAAACTGGACTATCAGGTTTTCGTGGACGCGATCATCATCAGGTTGCAGCCACCCAAGAACGCCTGCCTAAGGCAGCCATAAGACATGCATTCCAAACGTTTGTTCATGGTAAGATTCAGGATGAAAAAGATATCGATGATTGTGTTATTTGTTTAGGGCAATTCAACGAAGGAGACAAGTGCACTACGCTTCTTCCTTTCTGCAAACACACCTTCCATGAACCTTGCATCGATCAATGGATTTTAAGGAGTAATAACAGTTGCCCACTTTGTCGTGTGGCTTTGCACTAG
- the LOC8283448 gene encoding non-functional NADPH-dependent codeinone reductase 2, with product MSIPEVKLASSSDQRNMPVMALGTAADPFDESAMRAAILDAIRLGYRHFDTAAMYGSENVLGEAIIEALKLGVLGSRNELFITSKLWTSDAHAHLVGTALKKSLRNLQLDYLDLYLVHWPISSKPGRYDYPMPKEELQAMDFKAVWAAMEECQRLGLTKSIGVSNFSCKKLDIILSSATIPPSVNQVELNPVWQQKKLIEFCRRHSIIVTAFSPLGAKGANWGSNLVMDNEILKEVAKAHGKTVAQVALRWIIEQGTTLVVKSYKKERLKENMEIFDWTLSQEAIDKINQIPQQRFMLKEEFVSPDGPFKSIEELWDGEL from the exons ATGTCGATTCCAGAGGTGAAACTGGCTTCATCTTCCGATCAGCGGAACATGCCGGTAATGGCATTGGGCACAGCTGCTGATCCATTTGACGAATCTGCAATGAGAGCTGCGATCTTGGATGCAATTAGGCTTGGTTACAGGCACTTTGACACTGCGGCTATGTACGGTTCAGAGAATGTTTTAGGCGAAGCGATTATAGAAGCTCTTAAACTTGGGGTTTTGGGTTCTAGAAATGAACTCTTCATCACTTCAAAGCTTTGGACAAGTGacgctcatgctcatcttgtTGGTACTGCTCTGAAGAAATCTCTCAG GAATCTGCAGTTGGACTATCTGGATCTTTATCTAGTTCACTGGCCTATCAGTTCTAAGCCAGGAAGATATGATTATCCAATGCCTAAAGAGGAGCTTCAAGCAATGGACTTCAAGGCTGTTTGGGCAGCTATGGAAGAGTGTCAAAGACTTGGCCTTACAAAGTCTATTGGAGTCAGCAACTTCTCTTGTAAGAAGCTTGATATCATACTTTCCTCGGCTACTATTCCTCCTTCAGTCAATCAA GTGGAATTGAACCCTGTCTGGCAACAGAAGAAGCTTATAGAATTTTGCAGGAGACATAGCATCATAGTGACTGCTTTCTCTCCTTTAGGAGCAAAAGGTGCCAATTGGGGCAGCAATTTGGTCATGGATAATGAAATTCTGAAAGAGGTAGCAAAGGCTCATGGGAAGACTGTTGCTCAG GTGGCTCTGAGGTGGATAATTGAGCAAGGAACAACTCTTGTAGTTAAGAGCTATAAAAAGGAGAGGCTAAAGGAGAATATGGAGATATTTGATTGGACATTGTCACAGGAGGCCATTGACAAGATCAACCAAATCCCACAACAAAGATTCATGCTTAAGGAGGAATTTGTTTCGCCCGATGGGCCATTTAAGTCCATTGAAGAGCTCTGGGATGGGGAGCTCTAA